GTCAAGGGCAATGTGGGCATCGACACCAGCTTCAACGACAGCCGCGCCCGTTACGACTTCACCAGCCAGGCCACCCCATCACCATTCACCCTGCACGTGGTGGACAATTCCCCCTCTTTCCAGGTCGGCGCCAATCCGGGGCAGAGCATCAACATGCCCATCGGGCGGATGGATTCGCGGGCCCTGGAACTGGAAAACCTCATGGTGCTGGATACGGGGCTGGCCAACGAGGCCATTGCCCGCATTGACCGGGCCATCGGCATGGTTTCGGAAGCGCGGGGGAAAATGGGGGCGGTGGCCAATCGCATGGATCACACCATCAACAGCCTGGCCGTGGCCCACGAGAGCATGCAGGCCGCCGAAAGCCGCATCCGCGATGTGAATGTGGCCAAGGAGATCAGCAACCTGGTGCGCAGTCAGATGCTTACCGAGTCGGCGACCATCATGCTGGGCAAGGCCAATATGCTGCCCGACGGGGTCATGAGCCTGCTGCGCAACGCATGAAGAAATTGCCATATATTTTCATTTCCATCCCTTGAAAAAAAAAGCACGTATGTTTACGCTGGTCTCCGGGCCAGCGTATTTTTCAGAATACAGTATACAAACCCCAGGGAAAAAAGTTATGATGAAAGGTGCTGATCAATAGCAATTCCTGTTATTGTCGCAGCTTGTGAATTATAGTATTTTCCTATGAAGAGAGAAATTATTTCAGGAGGTCTGAAACCTATGAAAAGGCGTACTTTTCTAAGGGCCACTGCCGCTGCTGGCATTCTTGCCGGCATGGGAGCGGGAAGCCATGTGACTACCAAGTTACTGGTGAGCACCGCTGAGGCGTCATCCAGTGGACAGAGTGGCAAGAAGCGATTGGGCATGTTCATTGATGTCAACGGCTGTGTTGGCTGCAACATGTGTACTGTTGCCTGTAACAAGGAGAACAACGTGGGGCCCAAGGTGAGCCGCACCAAGATTCTGCCTATCGAACCCGAGGGCACGTACCTCTCCATGGCCTGCCAGCACTGTGACCGCCCGCCCTGCGTCCTGGTATGCCCCATCACTGCAACCTATCGCCGCGACAAGGATGGCATAGTCATGCAGGATGACAGCAAGTGCATGGGCTGCAAATACTGCATGACAGCCTGCCCTTACGGTGTGCGCACCTTCAACAAGTACCGTCCGTTCCCCGGCGATCAGGCGCAGTACAACCTCAACCCCGAAGTCAAGCCCCGCCCCCGTCACGTGGTGGAAAAGTGTTCCTTCTGCGACCACCGCTCCGATCGCGACCAGAAACCTGCCTGTATTGAGGCGTGCCCGGTTGGCATCCGTTACTTCGGCAACCTGGACGACCCCGACAGTGAGATCAGCCAGATGATCAGGAAGCGCAACGCCATCACCCTGTTGCCGGATCAGAAGACGAAACCGAAAGTCTACTTCGCCTTCCCGTACAACACGCAGACACGCTTCAATGGCGACAAAAGTTAAGGGCAGAGGAGGCTATACACAATGTCACTGAATATTCAAGCTCAAAAGATCAACTTCGGCCCCCTCAAGCCAACCATGGGAACCTGGTTCTGGGTTCTGGTTTTCGGCGCCCTGGGCCTTATCCTCGCGTATTCCGCCGTGTACATCTTCTTCCAGGGACAGCACACGCTGGCCACCAGTGATCCGGTGCCCTGGAACGTCTTTGTTTCCGCTTACATCTTCTTTGTGGTAACCAGTACGGGCCTGTGCTTTATCTCCGCCTTCGGCGCGGTGTTCGGCATTGAGAAGTACGAGCTGATCGCCAAGCGGGCCGTTTTCGCCTCGCTGGTCTTCCTGGCCGTGGGCATGACCGCTATCTTCCTGGATATCGGACGCCCCTGGATGATGTACAACTACGCCATTTCCCCCAACCCTGCGTCTCCCATGTTCTGGATGGGCGTGTTCTATGGCCTGTACTTCTTCCTGCTGCTCATGGAGCTGATCTTCATTATTCGCGGCAACCTGAAGGCCACCCAGTTCTGGGGAACCCTGGGCTTTATCTCAGCGGTCGTCGCCCACGGCTGTCTGGGCGCCCTGCTGGGCATGATCTACGCCAAGCCTCTGTGGTTCGGCCCCTACATGCCCATCTACTTTATCATGTCGGCTTTTGTATCCGGACTGGCTTCCCTGAGCATCATCCTGATCATCAGCTACAAGTCCAAGAACCGCAAGATGTCCCAGCGCATGCATGAGCTCATCCTCGACATGGGCAAGGTCTTCGGCTATGCCGTGTGCGCCCTGCTGTTCTTTGTCTTCTGGAAAAACGCTTCCGGCATCTTTGCCGACAAGCCCGAGCTGCACTGGATTCTCTACGGTGAGTACGCTGCCCGCTTCTGGATCGGCGAAGTGCTTATCGGACTGATCATCCCGATCTTCATTCTGCTGTATAAAGGAACCCGCACTCACTTCGGCATCCTGATTGCCGCGATCATGGTTATCGCAGGCCTGGTCATGGCCCGTGTCAACCTGGTTATCATCGGCCAGCTGCAGACCCCCTTCGGTCAGCCCTTGGGAACCTACAGCGCCAATATGCTGGAGATCATGTTCTTTGCCGGCCTGTTCGGCATGTTCGGACTGATCTACCTGGTTGGTGCCTACTTCTTCCAGTTCGAGGAGTTTGAGGATATGGTATCCGACGCCCTCGATGAAGCCGGACACTGAGTGAAACGAAGGAAACAATTGCAGAAAGGAAGCACTCCCATGATAAAGAAACTGATTCCGCTGCTGCTCTCCGTGGCGTTCATTCTGATAGCCTTCAGCAGTGCCAGCGCTATCGTCAAGTACCGCGGAGACGGACCCTATAAAGTCAAAGCTCACCCCGATGAGTTTGTCGCCATGCAGGCATGCAGCTCGTGCCACCAGACTGGCTGGCCCCCCGAGCTGCCCCCCTATGGACCACGTATCCACGAGCTCCAGCGGCAGGGCATTGAAACTCAGGAAGCGCAAGGGCACATTCACGGCAACTTCGGATTCACCTCCTGCGTGGTCTGCCATACCAACATCCACAACGCCGAAACCGCGTCCGAGTCCCTCACCGGTGGCTCCATCAAAAGCCTGGCGGCCTCCTGCGTCGGCTGCCACGGCGAAGGCGGATTTGGCGGATACTGGGGTGACTGGACTTCAGAAAAGCTTCGTCCCCATACCTTTAAGCGTGCGCAGTAAGGAGAAAGCATGAAAAAAGTACTCTATACCCTTATGGTGCTTTGCGTGTTTGCCGGTGTAAACGCTTACGCCGCGCCACTTGCATGCAACGCGTGCCATATCAATATCTCGGCTGACAGACTCGCTGGCGGCAAGGCCCACCCCATTCAGTACGAGGGCCTGCACAACCGCATGACAAACCAGATGCACGGGGGCTTCAAAAACTGCAGCTCCTGCCACGACGTCCAGCGGCTCGGCGAATCATCGTCCCCTGGCGCCAGCCTGCTGGGCGGCAGCATAGAGGCACTGGGTTCACGCCCCACCTGTATCGGCTGCCACAACGAAAACGGCTTTGCCGGCTACTACGGCACCTGGGCCGATTCGGAAAACCTGCGCCTGCATATCTTCAAAAGAGAGAACTGAGCTCCCCCGCACACCGCAGAAACCGGAACAAGAAAACCCCCAAGGCATTGGGGGTTTTTTCTTGCCATGGGGCAAAATCCATCGCTATGCTAGGCTGAACCTGCCGACAAATTCCTCCGTGGAACCAGGAGAACACTGTGCAAAAACACGACAATCGTTCCGAAGCCCGAGCTTACATATACACCTGGTTTTCCGAAAAGTTCATCGCCCTTGCCGAGCAGCAGCTGCCCGATGACTGGGAAACCGAAACCCTGGCCGAAGCTTTTGATTACATCGGACTGCCACAGCTTGGGGCGCTTGCCACCGAAATGGCCTCCCAGATCAATCAGACGCCAGCATTCAGCGAAGCGATCATCAAGGAGCACTTCCGCCTCTTCTTCGGCGGCCAGGAGGAGCCCATTCCCCTCTTTGGCTCCTGGTGGATAGACGGGGGCTTTGACGGCCCCTCGACCCAGATGGTCTTTGAGGTGTATGAACAGCATGAGCTGACACCCCACGAAGATATTCAGTGGCTGCCCGACCATATCAGCATTGAACTGGAATTTCTCTACTCCCTGGCCGTGCGTGAAGAGCAGGCCCGCGAAGCCGGTGAGATCGCGACTGCCCTGGCCAATGCCACGGCACAGTTGGAATTTCTGCGCCAGTTCGTCTCTCCCTGGGTACCTCTCGTCTGCCAGCGTGCGATTCAGCAAGCCCAGGAAGAGTTCTTTCCCCTGTTCTGCCAGCTTCTCCAGGGCATGGTTACGGAAGATCAGGTCGTCCTGAGCGATATTATCAACGATTACCAGCAAACCCTATCCTAACCGCCAGCAATCATGAAAACACCTGCCATCACTGACGACCGGCTGCTCTTTTTCCACCAGCTGTGCCTCAATCACAAGCTGCCACACCCTGTCTGCTCAGGATGCGTGGATGCCTGCCCCTTTGGCGCCCTGCAGCAACAGGGATCAAGCATTGAAATCGACCACGACCGGTGCACCCTCTGCGGCGCCTGTGTGGCCGCGTGCCCCGTACTGGCAGTCAATCTGCGCCAGCACCCGTATGCCGGTATCTCTGGACACATCACAGAAAAACCATACTTTGCCCTGGGCTGTTTCCGGCAAAGCGCCGGGCAGGAGCATATCCGCATTCCCTGCGCGCGGGTTGTGGATATTGCCCTGCTGGGCCACAGGGCCATCGAACAGCCTGATGAATCCGCTTCAATGCAGATTCTGACGGCTGACTGTACGCGCTGCCCGTGTAATGGCGATGGCGGACTGCCTTCGCATATCTCTTCCCTGCAGGAGGAGTCGGCTTTCTGGCGTATCCCCGTTGATATTGAGCTCCAGCAGGTCAGCAGCAAAGACCGAACAGGAAAGGGCGCTCCCCCTTCTTCAGGCAGCGGCCTCAGCAGGCGTTCATTGCTGCGCTTCTTCCGAAGCGGCGAACCTCATATTGCGTCATCAGCTCCTGCGAACAGTGCGCCAGACACATGTGAAAGCAGCTGCCACAAGCGGCAACTGCTGCTTGCGTACCTCTCCCGCACCCCTTTCCCTCTCTCCTCAGCCACGGTGCTGCCAGGACACTCCTTTGGCCAGATACACATGGAAAGGGGTGGTGAGTGCACCCTGTGCGAAGTGTGCACCCGCCTCTGCCCGACCAGGGCCCTGTACTGGCTGGACTCAGAAAATCAGCGTTCGCTGCGCTTTGACCCCACGCTGTGTATCGCCTGCAAGCGTTGCACCCTGTGCCCCGGCAAACTGCTCACCCTGCAGTCCATCACCTGTGGGGAGTTTTTCAGCGGAACCCGCGATCTGTGCCAGTTTGCCACAGCAGCCTGTGAGAGCTGCGACGATCTGTTTGTGAAAAATCCAGAAACAAACGGACTACTCTGCCCGGTTTGTCAGACCATGGCAAAGAACCAGCAACGCCTTCTTGCGGACCTGAAAAATTGTTCAGACACCCAATGAAGCCTCCCCATTGACCTTAGGGCCTGTAAACTCCACTTCACAATAAAATGGGGTTTTACAACCTCTGCGTTTTATACTATTTTTTCAGGTTAGAATTCTTACTTAAGGAGATCATTATGAAGAAAACTCTGCTTTTGCTCATGTCAGTGTTTGTGCTTGCTCTCGTAAGCGCCTACGCCCAGACACCCGCCTGTAACGCCTGCCACGCCGGACTGCCTGAAGCCGCTCTGCAGGGTGGAAAAGCCCACCCCGTCCAGTTTGAAGGGGTAAACCAGAAGATGACCAACCCCATGCACATGGGCCTGAAGTCCTGTAACAACTGCCATGACGCTGGCCAGCTCAAAGACGCGACAACCGCCGCTGCCAGCCTCAAGGGTGGAAGCGTAGCGGCTCTCGGCGCCATGCCTACCTGTGCCGGCTGCCACTCCGGAGCTCCTGCAGCCAAGCCTGCTGACTGGAACATGGAACGCGTGAAGCTGCACACTTTCTCCAAGTAAGCTGAACACGAAACGCTGACTACGGAAAAAGGCCCCCGCTGATTTGCAGCGGGGGCCTTTCTATTTGGAAAAAGCCTCCCCTGTGGAGGCGTACTTTCCACAGGGGAGCAGTATCAGGAGGTCGCTATGGCGTTAGCGTCGTGAGGCGGCAAAGCGTTGGTTCTGCATGCTCTTCACGTGCCCTGGGTCATGGCAGCCCATGCAGGTGGCCTGGTACTTCATGTACTCGTCGTGACGAGCGCTGAAGATGGGCCGCTCAGAGCGCTGCTCACGGCTCAGGTGGCAGCCGATGCAGTTTTCCGTAATGGCTTCCTTATAGCTGGGAAGCAGATCGTTATGCGGGTTAACCTGGCCGGTGGACGTGAGATACACTTTCTGGATACCTTTGACCTTATCCGTCATCATGCCCTTGGTATGACATGCTATGCATCCCACATCGGGGTGATCCCCATGGTCCCAGGATACCTTTTCATAAGCGTGGCATCTGATGCAGAAGCTGTCAGATGAAGTTTTGTTGGCCACGCTCACTGTCCCGCCCACGATGATAAAGAGGGCAACAACTCCCACTATTATCCATGCTTTGGGGCTGAGGTTTTTCATGAGCACTCCTTGTGAGAAGGTTATCGTTGTTCAGTTAGCAGTTCACCAGATGCAATCAGCGCAGCTTTTTCTGTCCATCCCAGACCAGGTCGGCCTCGGGCAGCTTGGGCAGGTACTGCAGCCACTTGTGAGAGTTCAGGTGCTCCTGGCTCTGCTGCAGCTTGCGGCTGTGCTCCATAATGGGGGGAACCAGCTTCTCGATAGGTCCTTCCAGCTTGGGTGCGATGGCGTAGCCAGTGGCCTGCATGGCCAGTTTTACCGCCTCGTCACTGTACTGCTGGGAGAATGCCAGGGTTTCCAGAGCCTTGGTGGGGTTGTGGAAGCCGGCACTGTTCTCGGCAGAGACATAATCCCAGAACCACTGACCTTTACGGACCATCTCGCGGGCTTCAGCCAGCAGCTTCTGATCAACACCATTGAATTCCATGGCCAGACGCACGGCTTCGTGGGCGCGCACGGATTTCTCCTGGGCGATATTCAGCTGCTTCCAGGTTTTCTCCTGGTGGTAGATAACGCGATCACGCAGGTAGCCGGTAGATTTGTCGTCGTGGCAGCCGGTACAGGAAACGCGGATCATCTCGTCGTTCTTGATAGGCGAAGTCCAGTGGTGAGAGGTGATGGTCACGGCTCCCTGCTTCATGCGAGGCATGTGGCAGTCGGCACAGGAAACTCCAGCAGCGCCGTGAACGGAGTCATAGAACATTTCGTACTCGGGATGCTGGGTCTTGATCATGGGTGTCTTGGAGACCGCGTGAGTCCAATCAACAAACTGACCCTTGAAGCCATCGCGATCGGGCTGGCCGTCGGCATAGAACTCATACATGTCAGCAGGGTCCATACCCTTGTCCCAGGGGAGGTGAGGCTTGGCAGCTACACCATGGGCACCGGTTTCGAAGTAGTATTCAACGTGACACTGGGCGCACACCAGGGAACGCATTTCATTGCGGGAAGCGTCCTGCCAGGGCTTACCCAGGCGCTCAAGGGTTTCTTCCAGGGGAATTGAAGTGATCACCAGCTGCATATTGTTTTCAGCATCGTGACAGTTGTTACACCCAATGGCGTGGTTGGAAGTGTCATGGGCCTGACGGTAGTCATGGAAGTTGGATGACCAGAAGGCGTCACCATAGGCCTCCACGAGGGTGGGAATGGTGCTGGTTTTACAGTTGAAGCAGGTGGCTGGCAGGCCGGCCTGTTCGCTGTAACGGTTGATACGGTCAATTTTCAAAATGTCTTTGATGGCATAGGTATGGCCGCGGGCACGGTCATACTGGTAGCTGAAAGGGTAGCCGAGCCACAGGTTCTTCAGGTAGGGCTGGGCATGCTTGTAGCCCTTGGGCAGGGGGTTAACACCATCATGCTTGGCATGAGGTACAGACCCACCATACTCGGTCATCTGAGTGTCATCATTGTTCTTCAGGTAAGACTGATACTGGGGCAGGTTTTTGAATGGCTCATTGCCTGGACCCAAATCAACATTCACAGCAGCGGCATTCCCGGCGAAGGCCAGAGCCACAAAGAGCGCTGCGATCACAGCAAGAGTTTTACGCATCTTTTCTCTCCTTTTCATGTTATTGACAAGTTTGAAAGCAAAAGAACATCTTTCCAGAGGCACCTCCATATGCATACTTCTTATTGAACAAATCCTGTGGCGGCCGCGTATGAGACAATAGTCATCAGAAACGCGCCCACCAGGACACCCATAAGCAAAAACACCGTCGTTCTTTGCATAAATCCTCCTCGCACTACTGCACGCCATACTCTTCCAGTTTTTTGCGCAAAGTGACTCGATTTATCCCCAGAACCTCCGCCGTGCGTGTCTTGTTCTTTTGCAGGCGGTGGTACGTGGCAATGATCAGTTCCCTCTCCACATCGGCGAGGGTTTTAAAGGCCTCTTCAGTGGAATCTCCATTTTGCTGACGCATCTGGTGCGTTCGTCCATCACCCAGCAGACTGGGGAAAGTTCCCAGCAAAGCCGTGCGTTCAGCCACATTCCGCAGCTCGCGCACGTTGCCAGGCCAGTGATAGGCCGTGGCCTCGGCCAGAATCTCGGCGCCAAGCTCCAGGACAGGCCTCCCCATACGCTGACAGTAGTGAGTAATGTAGTGCCGAAGCAAAGTGGAGATATCTCCACTGCGCTCCCGCAGGGTCGGCAGATTGATCTGCACCACATTCAGTCGATAGTAAAGATCGCTCCGAAACGATTTATCCTCAAGCATTCTGGCCATATCGCGGTTAGTGGCGGCAATCACCCGCACATCAACCTGAATCTCCCGCTCGCCACCGATTTTGGTGAATGTCTTGGCCTCCAGAAAGCGCAGCAGCTTCGACTGCACCTCAAGCCCCAGCTCACCGATTTCGTCCAGGAAGAGCGTGCCACCGGCAGCCATTTCGATGTAGCCCTTGCGACTCTTTTTGGCATCGGTGTAGGCGCCTTTCTCATAACCGAACAGCTCGGCCTCAATCAGACTTGATGGCAGAGCGGCACAGTTGACCCGCACGATGGGGCGACTGCGGCGCGCCGACAGTTCATGGATGGCCTGGGCCACCAATTCCTTGCCCGTTCCCGTTTCGCCGGTAATCAGCACCGTGGTGTCAGGCGACTGGGCGATGGTGCTGATGAGCTCTTTCACATGGTTCACCGCATCAGAATCACCCTTGATACTGTCCAGGGCATCAACGCGCTGCCGATCGCCAAGGGCGAGCTTCTGGCGCGAATAACTCTGCTGCAGAGCCTTGGCGACGATCAGATCCAGGTCATCCAGATCAAAGGGCTTTTCCAGATAGTCCAGAGCTCCCATCTTGATGGTGCGAACAGCCATCTGATGTTCGGGGAAGGCCGTAAGGATAATTGCCTGGGGGCTTCCCGGCGCATCGGGCAATATCTGCAGCACCTGGGTTCCTTCACCATCGGGCAGATGCATATCCAGCAGAACCAGATCAAAGGTGTGGGAGCTCACCGTTTCGATGGCTGACGCGATGTCGCTGCACCAGACAACACTGTAAAGACTCCCGTAATGACCGACCAGGTGTTCCCCTATGGTCAGGTCATCTTCGACTATGAGAATGCTGGCATTTTCATAGGACATCTGCGGCTCCTTCTCGGCCCACGCGGGCTCGCTTTCGTAATTTGCAAGTACCGTTCCAAAACATCACCGCTCGTGAAAAAGAATTCAAGAGTTATTTAACCAACGAAAACAGCGCCAGTTACTGAAATAGCGGCGAATGACACCCCACCATGGAGATGGCAAAATCCACCTCACTGATTAAAAAACTACCGGACAACCCTGGCGCATACCAGGGAAATCAGAACGCTGTTCCAGGGGTTTCGTCGCAAAAACAGAAATACGCAGACAAGGAGAACTCAGAGAGGGAAGAGAACGCGGATCAGCGAAAGAAACTGCGGGGAGGAGGAGTAAAGAGGAGAAAGAGGGCCGCGGAACCACCCAGGAACCACCAGCCGTGGGCAGTACTCTGAAAGGCAACCACTACCAGAAAAACGCTGAACAGGGCACTTGACCACAGCAGCAGGCGTGAAACCACGGGGTGGCGGGCTATACCGGTTATATCCTTACCATAAGGGCGTGGCACCAGCCACTTGCCGGCATAGCGCATAAAGAGAATAGTCGCAATCTGCAGCAGCCCCAGAACCAGAATGAAATACGGCATCGGGATTCACCTTCGGTCACTTGTGTAACAAAAAAACTCAGCACACAATTTCCAGAGAGTATATTGGCTGGCGAAACAGAATACAAGGAAAAGAAAATACTTTTCTGCGAACTATCCCAAGCCCCATCAGGAGCGGAATCACGATGAAACCACAAGGGCATCACCCTCAATGGGCCTGCGCTGCCTGACCTTTCCCAGGGACAGCAGATCGATCATCTGAATGAGCAGATCCCGCTCCCCCTTATCGGCCATATGGCGGATAGCCTCCTGGCGCATCTTTTCCAGCAGGGCGGGGCTCTCCAGCAGCTCCTGCACCTTCGCGGCATAGGAGAAGGGATTGTTGTCTTCGATGACAAATCCGGTACTGCCGGGCCTGAGGTTCTCCCTGGTGGCCCCTTCCGCAGATACAATGGCCGGCAGGCCACTGGCCTGGGCCTCCAGGATGACGTTGCCAAAGGTCTCCGTCATGCTGGGGAAGAGGAAAATATCAGCCGAGGCAAAGGCCGTCGAAAGATCGCGACCCTCAAGAAACCCCACAAACAGGACATTGTGAGCGTATTTTGCCTCCAGCTCGCGACGATAGGGGCCATCGCCCACCACCACAAAGCGCACATCATCGCGATTCTGCAGCAGCTGACTGGCCTGCATGAAAATATCGATATTCTTCTCCACCGCGATGCGACCGACAAAGAGCACGATTTTCCTGCCATCGCACTGCGGGTCAAAGCGACTCCAGAAAGAGGGCTCGCGGAATTCCGGGTTGAAACGCTCGTGATTGACGCCCCGCGAAAAGACCTCGATGCGCTTTCTCTTTACGCCATGGGCCTTGAGGATGCGTCCGTATTCGCGCGAAGGCGCCAGAACCCGGGCTGAATTATTGAAGAGCAGGGCGAAGGCGCTCCACAGGTTGCGGGTGAAGAGGTGATCACCGGTATAGTCGCGGATATAGGCCGGCAGATCCGTGTGAAAGGTGGTGACATAGGGGATGTTGAGGATTTTGGCGATAATAAAGGCATAGAGCCCCACCACCCCCGGCGTGGCAGCGTAGATCACATCGAAGTTCTCGGCATCCACATACTCCAGCATCTCCAGGAAGTGGGGAATATTTACGGTCAGATCCTCATATTCCGGCAGCGCGAAGGAGAAAATGGGCTCGAAATTCCGGTGGAACTCATCACTGTCCTGACCGCTGTACGCGGTTATGAAGGTCATGTGGAAATTCTCTTCGCGGGCGATGGCCATCAGCTTGCGTGAAGTCAGAGCGACGCCGTTGATCTCCCTCAGCGTATCGGTGAAATAGGCGATCTTGCCCTCGCTGTGCTTGCGGCCAACACCAAAGGCACAGGCAATCTGCCGCGAACGCCGTTTTTCCACAGCCCGCTGCCAGCAGGTGGAGGTATAAAACAGCGTGGGCACGCTGGAAAGAACGGTTTTTCCTACCAGGGAGCTGATCTTCTCGAAGTCAAAATCGCGGACTTCCGAAAACTGACGCAC
This portion of the Desulfurispirillum indicum S5 genome encodes:
- a CDS encoding 4Fe-4S dicluster domain-containing protein; protein product: MKRRTFLRATAAAGILAGMGAGSHVTTKLLVSTAEASSSGQSGKKRLGMFIDVNGCVGCNMCTVACNKENNVGPKVSRTKILPIEPEGTYLSMACQHCDRPPCVLVCPITATYRRDKDGIVMQDDSKCMGCKYCMTACPYGVRTFNKYRPFPGDQAQYNLNPEVKPRPRHVVEKCSFCDHRSDRDQKPACIEACPVGIRYFGNLDDPDSEISQMIRKRNAITLLPDQKTKPKVYFAFPYNTQTRFNGDKS
- the nrfD gene encoding NrfD/PsrC family molybdoenzyme membrane anchor subunit, with translation MSLNIQAQKINFGPLKPTMGTWFWVLVFGALGLILAYSAVYIFFQGQHTLATSDPVPWNVFVSAYIFFVVTSTGLCFISAFGAVFGIEKYELIAKRAVFASLVFLAVGMTAIFLDIGRPWMMYNYAISPNPASPMFWMGVFYGLYFFLLLMELIFIIRGNLKATQFWGTLGFISAVVAHGCLGALLGMIYAKPLWFGPYMPIYFIMSAFVSGLASLSIILIISYKSKNRKMSQRMHELILDMGKVFGYAVCALLFFVFWKNASGIFADKPELHWILYGEYAARFWIGEVLIGLIIPIFILLYKGTRTHFGILIAAIMVIAGLVMARVNLVIIGQLQTPFGQPLGTYSANMLEIMFFAGLFGMFGLIYLVGAYFFQFEEFEDMVSDALDEAGH
- a CDS encoding TorD/DmsD family molecular chaperone, which translates into the protein MQKHDNRSEARAYIYTWFSEKFIALAEQQLPDDWETETLAEAFDYIGLPQLGALATEMASQINQTPAFSEAIIKEHFRLFFGGQEEPIPLFGSWWIDGGFDGPSTQMVFEVYEQHELTPHEDIQWLPDHISIELEFLYSLAVREEQAREAGEIATALANATAQLEFLRQFVSPWVPLVCQRAIQQAQEEFFPLFCQLLQGMVTEDQVVLSDIINDYQQTLS
- a CDS encoding 4Fe-4S binding protein — protein: MKTPAITDDRLLFFHQLCLNHKLPHPVCSGCVDACPFGALQQQGSSIEIDHDRCTLCGACVAACPVLAVNLRQHPYAGISGHITEKPYFALGCFRQSAGQEHIRIPCARVVDIALLGHRAIEQPDESASMQILTADCTRCPCNGDGGLPSHISSLQEESAFWRIPVDIELQQVSSKDRTGKGAPPSSGSGLSRRSLLRFFRSGEPHIASSAPANSAPDTCESSCHKRQLLLAYLSRTPFPLSSATVLPGHSFGQIHMERGGECTLCEVCTRLCPTRALYWLDSENQRSLRFDPTLCIACKRCTLCPGKLLTLQSITCGEFFSGTRDLCQFATAACESCDDLFVKNPETNGLLCPVCQTMAKNQQRLLADLKNCSDTQ
- a CDS encoding NapC/NirT family cytochrome c, with protein sequence MKNLSPKAWIIVGVVALFIIVGGTVSVANKTSSDSFCIRCHAYEKVSWDHGDHPDVGCIACHTKGMMTDKVKGIQKVYLTSTGQVNPHNDLLPSYKEAITENCIGCHLSREQRSERPIFSARHDEYMKYQATCMGCHDPGHVKSMQNQRFAASRR
- a CDS encoding ammonia-forming cytochrome c nitrite reductase subunit c552; protein product: MRKTLAVIAALFVALAFAGNAAAVNVDLGPGNEPFKNLPQYQSYLKNNDDTQMTEYGGSVPHAKHDGVNPLPKGYKHAQPYLKNLWLGYPFSYQYDRARGHTYAIKDILKIDRINRYSEQAGLPATCFNCKTSTIPTLVEAYGDAFWSSNFHDYRQAHDTSNHAIGCNNCHDAENNMQLVITSIPLEETLERLGKPWQDASRNEMRSLVCAQCHVEYYFETGAHGVAAKPHLPWDKGMDPADMYEFYADGQPDRDGFKGQFVDWTHAVSKTPMIKTQHPEYEMFYDSVHGAAGVSCADCHMPRMKQGAVTITSHHWTSPIKNDEMIRVSCTGCHDDKSTGYLRDRVIYHQEKTWKQLNIAQEKSVRAHEAVRLAMEFNGVDQKLLAEAREMVRKGQWFWDYVSAENSAGFHNPTKALETLAFSQQYSDEAVKLAMQATGYAIAPKLEGPIEKLVPPIMEHSRKLQQSQEHLNSHKWLQYLPKLPEADLVWDGQKKLR
- a CDS encoding sigma-54-dependent transcriptional regulator; protein product: MSYENASILIVEDDLTIGEHLVGHYGSLYSVVWCSDIASAIETVSSHTFDLVLLDMHLPDGEGTQVLQILPDAPGSPQAIILTAFPEHQMAVRTIKMGALDYLEKPFDLDDLDLIVAKALQQSYSRQKLALGDRQRVDALDSIKGDSDAVNHVKELISTIAQSPDTTVLITGETGTGKELVAQAIHELSARRSRPIVRVNCAALPSSLIEAELFGYEKGAYTDAKKSRKGYIEMAAGGTLFLDEIGELGLEVQSKLLRFLEAKTFTKIGGEREIQVDVRVIAATNRDMARMLEDKSFRSDLYYRLNVVQINLPTLRERSGDISTLLRHYITHYCQRMGRPVLELGAEILAEATAYHWPGNVRELRNVAERTALLGTFPSLLGDGRTHQMRQQNGDSTEEAFKTLADVERELIIATYHRLQKNKTRTAEVLGINRVTLRKKLEEYGVQ
- a CDS encoding glycosyltransferase yields the protein MVKVDLHLHSAASSRGAGFFSEKLQIQESYITPRQVYDTLFERGMNLFTITDHDSIDGCLEIAHLPGAFLSEEVTAYFPEDRCKIHVIALDINEEIHREIQRLRYNVYELVDYLQAREVESILAHPLYDMDGKLRREHIERCLLLFDNWEMINGTRSRLSSGLTEEIVATVEGHDLELLANRYGFNRRRRERIAFTGGSDDHAGMDIGTTYTSCEGETLADLKDALRAGTTEPQGNHGSPMRLTHMIMSIAYQWGKARSGSEGVLFEHLLGIQKPSFLQRMLGSRKVEDYIARIAGIHPGEESRRHEMMHSFFKNFLPHTVRQFSEVRDFDFEKISSLVGKTVLSSVPTLFYTSTCWQRAVEKRRSRQIACAFGVGRKHSEGKIAYFTDTLREINGVALTSRKLMAIAREENFHMTFITAYSGQDSDEFHRNFEPIFSFALPEYEDLTVNIPHFLEMLEYVDAENFDVIYAATPGVVGLYAFIIAKILNIPYVTTFHTDLPAYIRDYTGDHLFTRNLWSAFALLFNNSARVLAPSREYGRILKAHGVKRKRIEVFSRGVNHERFNPEFREPSFWSRFDPQCDGRKIVLFVGRIAVEKNIDIFMQASQLLQNRDDVRFVVVGDGPYRRELEAKYAHNVLFVGFLEGRDLSTAFASADIFLFPSMTETFGNVILEAQASGLPAIVSAEGATRENLRPGSTGFVIEDNNPFSYAAKVQELLESPALLEKMRQEAIRHMADKGERDLLIQMIDLLSLGKVRQRRPIEGDALVVSS